GGGCGCGCTCGCCATCCGGGTGCCCCCGGCGTCGCTGGACCCCGGCCGGCACCGGATGCCGCACTCGGCCGTACGCCCGCCCGCGGCGGCACTCGTCTCCGGCCTGCTCTACCTGCTCACCGCCGGGCGGCTGGCGAGGTTCCGCGCCCGCGGCGCCCGGGTCCAGGCGCACGCCGACGGCGCCACGGACTGAGCGGTTCGGCGTTCCGGCGTTCCGGCGTTCCGGCGTTCCGGCGTTCCGGCGTTCCGGCGTTCCGGCTAGAACGTCGTCGTCAGCTCCAGCGCGCGACCGGTCCGGGCGGACTCGGCGACCTTCAGCATGATCTCCAGGGCGTGCCGGCCGTGCTCGGCGCTGAGCGTGGGCCGCTCCCCCGTCCGCACGCAGTCGGCGAGGTGCTCGACCAGCACCGCGCGGTGCAGCAGGTCGTGCCGCGCCTGGCTCGCCCGCAGGTGACCCCACCCGGACGGTTGCACCCAGCCGTCCATGCCGGGCAGCGCGTCGACACGGAAGACCTCCAGCGGCGAGTCACCGCCGCGGCCGTCCTTGATGTTCAGCGTGCCCCGGCGGCCGAAGATCTCGACCTTGGGACTCTTCGCCGCCTGGACGTTGAAGGTGCCGTCGACGACCGCGAACGTCGCCCCGCCGAAGTCCAGCATGAACAGCGTGTTGTCGTCGGTCGTCACGTCCACCACGGTCCCGCCGAACGGCCCGGTGCCCCGCACCGTACGGGTGGGCTCGGTGATGCCGGAGAACGCCACCACCCGCTTCGCCGGCCCGAGCAGCGCGGTGATTTCCTGGATGCCGTACACGCCCATGTCCAGCAGCGGCCCCGAACCCTGCTGGTAGAACCAACTCGGGTCGGTGGGCCAGCCGTACGGCCCGCCGCCCGGGCCGGCGTGTGAGCTGCGCACCCGGGCGAACGCGACCTTCCCGATGGCGTCCAGGTCGAGCAGCCGGCGCGCCTCCTGGTAGGTGGGGAACAACGCGTCGGGCGGCGAGCACACCACCGTCAGGTTGCCGGCGGC
This Actinopolymorpha sp. NPDC004070 DNA region includes the following protein-coding sequences:
- a CDS encoding Gfo/Idh/MocA family oxidoreductase, encoding MTTPHTTPDTTPDTRAEGGQEPLRVGILGTGMIATTAVGVLPNMRWIAEKVTVAAVADVVYERAQAVAKEFGVPAAYPSLEAMLEHADLDAVVNLTPIGFHGKTSLSILRAGKHLATEKPLANTMDEADEIIELAAAGNLTVVCSPPDALFPTYQEARRLLDLDAIGKVAFARVRSSHAGPGGGPYGWPTDPSWFYQQGSGPLLDMGVYGIQEITALLGPAKRVVAFSGITEPTRTVRGTGPFGGTVVDVTTDDNTLFMLDFGGATFAVVDGTFNVQAAKSPKVEIFGRRGTLNIKDGRGGDSPLEVFRVDALPGMDGWVQPSGWGHLRASQARHDLLHRAVLVEHLADCVRTGERPTLSAEHGRHALEIMLKVAESARTGRALELTTTF